One window from the genome of Bufo bufo chromosome 4, aBufBuf1.1, whole genome shotgun sequence encodes:
- the LOC121000057 gene encoding receptor-transporting protein 3-like yields MEEYMWKNIFENEILDQGINNVWSFCVDENLRPQTGYLQYKQYTYGSFQCSSCKRWWNSAQVHIMFRIRLEPTSRRGTVIMKIYRQRCRRCNTSIFQKPEISRENIKRVISNLVSKIQSMVYGRRNTNPPLMPENYSADVDGPHEKKHCEACQMQVCSWNTEHGEKTMVDNPQLLASSRIQQQTKKIFLYTNAPHRPTAAVHQSPDNESAIIMFVLLIVLIVVWLFTQGLPKQ; encoded by the exons ATGGAGGAATATATGTGGAAAAACATATTTGAAAATGAGATACTGGATCAAGGAATTAACAATGTGTGGAGCTTTTGTGTGGATGAAAACCTCCGGCCACAGACGGGCTATCTGCAGTACAAACAGTACACCTATGGAAG TTTTCAGTGTTCAAGCTGTAAGAGATGGTGGAACTCGGCACAGGTACATATCATGTTTAGGATAAGGTTGGAGCCAACATCTAGACGTGGGACTGTGATAATGAAGATCTACAGGCAAAGATGTAGACGATGTAACACCTCTATTTTTCAAAAGCCTGAAATCAGCAGAGAGAACATTAAGCGGGTTATCAGCAATCTGGTAAGCAAAATCCAAAGCATGGTCTATGGACGGAGAAATACAAACCCACCGTTAATGCCTGAGAATTACAGTGCTGATGTGGACGGACCTCATGAAAAGAAGCATTGCGAGGCTTGTCAGATGCAGGTGTGTTCATGGAATACAGAGCATGGAGAAAAAACAATGGTCGATAATCCCCAGCTATTGGCAAGTTCAAGAATTCAACAACAAACTAAAAAGATCTTCTTGTACACTAATGCACCTCACCGTCCAACTGCAGCAGTTCACCAGTCACCAGATAACGAAAGTGCAATAATCATGTTTGTTTTACTAATTGTTTTAATTGTTGTTTGGCTGTTCACTCAAGGTCTCCCAAAACAATAG